In Nitrosopumilaceae archaeon, the following proteins share a genomic window:
- a CDS encoding HEAT repeat domain-containing protein: protein MIHIILDEGKLRHLPFRVRLDKCTTIIKNEIDESLRWDAVWLAGEIAEMNPGTPLFDEVADLMGWVLKNDNNGVVKHEACYQIAARNMRNKIPDLVQTALNDKSTIAKHEAIESLGLMRAFDSKDMIANSLKDSNPDVRETAAFVMKRLERLQSIKEKYVPSKVI from the coding sequence ATGATCCATATTATTCTTGATGAGGGTAAACTTAGACACCTACCATTCAGAGTAAGGCTCGATAAATGCACTACGATTATAAAAAATGAAATTGACGAATCTCTTCGTTGGGATGCAGTATGGCTAGCAGGCGAAATTGCAGAAATGAACCCTGGCACTCCATTATTTGACGAAGTGGCAGATCTAATGGGGTGGGTATTAAAAAATGATAACAACGGGGTTGTAAAACACGAAGCATGTTATCAGATTGCTGCTAGAAATATGAGAAATAAGATCCCAGATTTGGTTCAAACTGCCTTAAATGACAAGAGCACAATTGCAAAGCATGAAGCGATTGAGTCTTTAGGATTAATGCGTGCGTTCGATTCTAAGGACATGATCGCAAACAGCCTCAAAGATTCAAACCCTGATGTACGTGAAACTGCAGCTTTTGTTATGAAAAGATTGGAAAGGTTACAGAGCATAAAAGAAAAATATGTACCATCTAAAGTAATCTAA
- a CDS encoding YkgJ family cysteine cluster protein, with amino-acid sequence MISFTKLCSSCQHQGCCTNSSVPLVFSHDLSGLKSIGKSGSEYLQEVTIKNKKVLAVKKKNNSNVCVFWDESKKMCSVYENRPFDCRAYPFDIRLIDEKYHWIVYSCNPNSDWKWSENYLQALEKDMELNGVYDDMETFANNTELILPQESQKTPFIILREVKNHKSKF; translated from the coding sequence ATGATTAGTTTTACTAAACTATGTAGCAGTTGCCAACACCAGGGATGTTGTACAAATTCTTCAGTACCATTAGTATTTTCACATGATTTAAGTGGATTAAAATCCATTGGAAAATCTGGAAGTGAGTATCTTCAGGAAGTCACAATTAAAAATAAAAAAGTACTAGCTGTTAAGAAAAAAAATAATTCAAATGTTTGTGTTTTTTGGGACGAATCCAAAAAAATGTGTTCAGTTTATGAAAATAGACCATTTGATTGTAGAGCATACCCGTTTGACATACGGCTGATCGATGAAAAATACCATTGGATAGTATATTCATGTAATCCTAATAGTGACTGGAAATGGAGTGAAAATTATTTACAAGCTTTAGAAAAGGATATGGAGTTAAATGGAGTTTATGATGATATGGAAACTTTTGCTAATAATACAGAATTAATTCTACCACAAGAATCACAAAAAACACCATTTATCATATTGCGTGAAGTAAAAAATCATAAATCTAAATTTTAA
- a CDS encoding DMT family transporter, with product MGIRYDIRKVKLSSPSTLGYLVVIIAATLEALRQILSKALLVPNDQITTELNPITVSFFIFIINGLFFSPFTRKNGSIKKIRKKDLLFLTLIGIAESSALITYFFGLRDSTALNASVLNNGEIMFSILIAIIIFREKLQKMERIPFAMIIIGMVVLPIGYDFYSNGISMTKIVFGDVLLLLAGLFWALDINISHHISSRLGSQRITQLASFLAGLFALCLILGFQIPFKIDITHMPAIAIIGIVSIGMSTALFITGLKLIGAVRTILIYSINSAFGVVFSGVFLHESITMASIISVSLAFLGIYLLRNRLNSGGQKLTVGDNEIKHD from the coding sequence ATGGGAATAAGGTATGATATAAGAAAAGTCAAACTTTCATCTCCTAGCACGCTAGGATATTTGGTTGTAATTATCGCAGCAACATTAGAGGCATTACGCCAGATTCTTTCAAAAGCGTTGTTGGTACCAAATGACCAGATAACTACTGAATTAAACCCTATTACGGTATCTTTCTTTATTTTTATCATCAACGGATTGTTTTTTTCCCCATTTACTAGAAAAAATGGTTCAATTAAAAAAATTAGAAAAAAAGATTTACTTTTCTTAACATTAATTGGAATAGCTGAAAGTTCCGCATTAATTACATATTTTTTTGGACTACGTGACTCTACTGCATTAAATGCATCAGTTCTTAATAATGGTGAAATAATGTTTTCAATTTTGATAGCTATTATAATTTTCCGTGAAAAACTTCAAAAAATGGAACGAATTCCCTTTGCAATGATAATAATTGGAATGGTAGTTTTACCAATTGGCTATGATTTCTACAGCAATGGAATATCTATGACAAAAATAGTTTTCGGAGATGTCTTACTTCTCTTAGCAGGATTATTTTGGGCACTCGATATTAACATATCACATCATATTAGTAGTAGGTTGGGTTCACAAAGAATAACTCAGTTGGCTTCATTTTTAGCTGGATTATTTGCTTTGTGTTTGATTCTAGGCTTTCAGATTCCATTTAAAATTGATATTACACACATGCCAGCTATTGCAATTATAGGTATAGTTAGCATAGGTATGTCTACAGCTCTTTTCATTACAGGATTAAAACTGATAGGAGCCGTAAGAACAATTCTCATTTATTCTATAAATTCAGCTTTTGGAGTTGTTTTTTCAGGAGTATTTTTACATGAAAGCATAACTATGGCTAGCATTATTTCTGTAAGTTTAGCATTTCTCGGCATTTACTTGCTAAGAAATAGATTGAATAGCGGTGGACAAAAATTGACTGTAGGAGATAATGAAATAAAACATGATTAG
- a CDS encoding resolvase, translating to MSKSESEKINADSQLQSSINKKIARTRRQRGYNWEDTLVKRFNATHGWKAFRLGSPSVALPDILAVSTGENTIFTIEAKSGTGTTLPVPYDQIIRCLKWINTFELYKTRKMILAFKFLSKKRIGTGKYERRQLREFYKVWDELNPITDCVCTYDGKTYALINGKRQKLELENYQMPFKSKHLIYQ from the coding sequence ATGTCAAAATCAGAGTCTGAAAAAATAAATGCTGACAGTCAACTTCAAAGCAGTATTAATAAAAAAATTGCTAGAACAAGGCGACAACGTGGATATAATTGGGAAGATACGTTGGTAAAACGATTCAATGCGACTCATGGTTGGAAGGCATTTAGACTTGGTTCGCCAAGTGTGGCATTACCAGATATCTTGGCAGTAAGTACTGGTGAAAACACCATTTTTACCATAGAAGCAAAATCTGGAACTGGAACGACACTTCCTGTTCCATATGATCAAATCATACGATGCTTAAAATGGATTAATACATTTGAGCTTTATAAAACAAGAAAAATGATTCTTGCATTCAAGTTTCTTTCCAAAAAAAGAATAGGAACTGGAAAATACGAACGTCGGCAACTTAGAGAGTTTTACAAAGTATGGGATGAATTAAATCCTATAACAGATTGTGTTTGCACATATGATGGAAAAACATATGCACTCATAAATGGAAAAAGGCAGAAGCTTGAACTTGAAAACTATCAAATGCCATTTAAATCAAAACATTTGATATACCAATAG
- a CDS encoding flavin reductase family protein yields the protein MNRRITEKAQRYFTTGISLITSFGPYGQNIMAAEWTMQISYKPMLMAVFIHENSATFKNIKKTKEFGINVSSEGQTMAVNIAGGYSRKEIDKLKVKEAFEFLPSRKIKSPMIAGCIINVECKLVTMKKLGDHTMVVGKAVAISYDKTKKPLIYHSGRYFQIGSLIEPFRKVITVDDDVFDWFFSMSKGKFVLKCVGLIIKSNNKVLVLKQAKNTSYLTIPFIVPKRGTEYLTVLDSYLRKLGLSTTINNIPILKRLILKNKKKIQRINFVLFEGRLKPSIKNHIWKSSRLNPLLHVLSD from the coding sequence TTGAACAGAAGAATAACAGAAAAGGCACAACGATATTTTACAACAGGAATTAGTCTGATTACTTCTTTTGGTCCCTATGGACAAAATATCATGGCTGCAGAATGGACAATGCAGATTTCATACAAGCCAATGCTCATGGCAGTCTTTATCCATGAAAATTCTGCAACCTTTAAAAATATTAAAAAAACAAAGGAATTCGGAATAAATGTTTCCTCTGAGGGGCAAACTATGGCAGTAAACATTGCAGGTGGTTACTCTAGAAAAGAAATTGATAAATTGAAAGTCAAAGAGGCTTTTGAATTCTTACCTTCAAGAAAAATAAAATCTCCAATGATTGCAGGTTGTATAATTAATGTTGAATGTAAATTAGTTACAATGAAAAAATTAGGTGATCATACCATGGTTGTAGGCAAAGCTGTCGCAATTTCATATGATAAAACAAAAAAACCACTGATATATCATTCTGGCAGGTATTTTCAAATTGGTTCGCTAATAGAGCCTTTCAGGAAAGTAATAACTGTAGATGATGATGTTTTTGATTGGTTTTTTAGTATGTCAAAAGGCAAATTTGTGTTAAAATGTGTTGGCCTCATAATAAAATCTAACAATAAAGTTCTTGTTTTGAAACAAGCTAAAAACACATCATATTTAACAATTCCATTTATTGTGCCTAAAAGAGGAACAGAGTATTTGACAGTGCTTGATTCTTACCTACGAAAATTAGGTTTGAGTACAACAATAAACAATATTCCAATATTAAAAAGATTGATTTTAAAAAATAAAAAGAAGATTCAAAGAATTAATTTTGTTTTGTTTGAAGGTAGATTAAAACCAAGTATTAAAAATCATATTTGGAAGTCCTCAAGATTAAATCCATTATTGCATGTGTTATCTGATTAG
- a CDS encoding threonine synthase, translating to MQSGALQKCIEPTCGLEYPISNIRIECDRGHLLDIKYKDTPPTSLKEVFYKRRNHANDIFNESGVWRFRELLNFCQIDTENFEEYSKYLVSLDGAEGRLSKPYHMSKVSDYVGLQNLLLQPEGYNPSGSFKDNGMSTAVTHAKLVNINKIICASTGNTSASAAMYAANENIECDVYIPAGEVAPGKLSQAFQFGAQVIEIKGNFDDALSASLKKASEVGGYTVNSVNPFRIEGQKTIVFRALEQLDWNPPDWIVYPGGALGNTSSCGKSLMELYEWGWIKKIPRIAVINSEGANTLYALYNGKFEDANLRWNKGKPDVEIIKRYYTYMDKNGIRPKTKATAIQIAKPANILKGLRALEYTNGTVTQVSDQEMMDGMALVGLNGFDCEMASGAVPAGVKKLIGEEIIKKDDVVVGILTGRQKDASISVDYHKNPQNRFANPPRT from the coding sequence TTGCAATCCGGAGCTTTGCAAAAATGTATTGAGCCTACATGCGGTTTAGAGTATCCTATTTCTAATATTAGAATAGAATGTGATCGTGGTCACTTATTAGATATAAAATACAAAGACACACCACCTACTTCACTTAAAGAGGTATTTTATAAGAGAAGAAATCATGCCAATGATATTTTTAATGAAAGTGGTGTTTGGCGATTCAGAGAACTGTTAAACTTTTGTCAAATAGATACTGAAAATTTTGAAGAATATTCAAAATACCTTGTTTCGTTGGATGGCGCTGAAGGAAGATTATCAAAACCATACCACATGTCAAAGGTTTCGGATTATGTTGGACTCCAAAATCTACTGCTTCAACCAGAGGGATACAATCCCAGTGGATCGTTCAAAGATAACGGGATGTCTACTGCAGTTACCCATGCCAAACTTGTTAACATAAACAAAATTATCTGTGCCTCTACAGGTAACACCTCTGCATCTGCTGCAATGTATGCAGCAAATGAGAATATTGAATGTGATGTATATATTCCGGCAGGAGAGGTAGCACCTGGAAAGCTAAGCCAAGCATTTCAATTCGGAGCTCAAGTGATTGAGATAAAAGGAAATTTTGATGATGCACTTTCTGCCTCGCTAAAAAAGGCAAGCGAGGTTGGAGGATATACAGTAAATTCCGTCAACCCGTTTCGAATAGAAGGGCAAAAAACCATCGTATTTAGAGCATTAGAACAACTAGATTGGAATCCTCCTGACTGGATTGTATATCCAGGAGGTGCTCTAGGAAACACATCAAGCTGTGGCAAAAGTCTCATGGAACTCTATGAGTGGGGCTGGATAAAAAAAATTCCACGAATTGCAGTAATTAATTCTGAAGGTGCAAATACATTATATGCACTTTATAATGGAAAATTCGAGGATGCAAATCTGCGTTGGAATAAAGGAAAACCAGATGTTGAGATAATTAAAAGATATTACACATACATGGATAAAAATGGAATAAGGCCAAAAACAAAAGCTACTGCAATTCAAATTGCAAAACCAGCTAACATTCTCAAAGGTTTGCGAGCGCTTGAATATACAAACGGTACTGTAACTCAAGTCTCAGATCAAGAAATGATGGATGGAATGGCATTAGTTGGTTTGAATGGATTTGATTGTGAAATGGCGTCAGGTGCGGTTCCGGCAGGTGTTAAAAAATTAATAGGTGAAGAAATTATTAAAAAAGACGATGTTGTAGTTGGAATACTAACAGGCCGGCAGAAAGATGCCAGTATTTCTGTAGATTATCACAAGAACCCTCAAAACAGGTTTGCAAATCCGCCACGAACTTAA
- a CDS encoding hemolysin family protein, which produces MNQNLILDIVFLAILVCFSGFFSGSEVALVGVSKAKVNQLVKEKTKGSSSLYKLKSNPSRMLAAINLGNALTNVGSSALATQISLGLFGSNGLAIAIGIMTFILLVFGEITPKSYCFANATKISLKVSGIILVFSYVFYPFVILFEKITRGMLQIAGSSHHPPPITEQEIYSVIEQGLEDKVLKKHEKELVHGALKFDDTVIHSVMTPRTKMFMLPSAMLLFDALPVISKSGFSRIPVYKETTDQIVGILHVRDLLKHLEKEDKMINLESISRKPIFVSQEQKTSKLLREMQGKQTHMAIVVDEFGGVEGCVTLEDLLEEIVGEIMDETDKIELNFKILDKNTMLASGDVEIDIVNEILKSDIPQGDDYSTLSGLLHDKLKDIPKVGDKIEIDSIKMIVEEVVNNQANRIKIEKET; this is translated from the coding sequence ATGAATCAAAATTTAATTTTAGATATAGTTTTTCTCGCAATCCTTGTTTGTTTTTCAGGATTCTTTAGTGGTTCTGAAGTTGCATTAGTAGGAGTCAGTAAAGCAAAGGTCAATCAGCTTGTAAAAGAAAAAACAAAAGGTTCCTCATCATTATATAAATTAAAATCGAATCCCAGCAGAATGCTTGCAGCAATAAACTTGGGAAATGCTTTAACTAATGTGGGTTCTTCTGCATTGGCAACTCAGATATCTTTAGGTTTGTTTGGCAGTAATGGTCTAGCCATAGCGATTGGAATTATGACGTTTATACTCCTTGTCTTTGGAGAAATAACCCCAAAATCATACTGTTTTGCAAACGCTACAAAAATTTCACTTAAAGTCAGCGGTATAATTTTGGTTTTCAGCTATGTATTTTATCCATTTGTTATTCTTTTTGAAAAAATCACAAGAGGGATGCTACAGATTGCAGGAAGCTCACACCACCCTCCACCTATAACAGAACAAGAGATTTACAGTGTTATAGAACAAGGTCTTGAGGACAAGGTATTGAAAAAACATGAAAAAGAACTTGTACATGGAGCGTTAAAGTTTGATGATACTGTAATCCATTCAGTGATGACTCCTAGAACAAAAATGTTCATGTTGCCATCAGCGATGTTGTTATTTGATGCTCTTCCTGTGATTAGCAAAAGTGGATTCTCTAGAATTCCAGTATACAAGGAAACCACTGATCAAATTGTTGGCATATTACATGTTAGAGATTTATTAAAACATCTTGAAAAGGAAGATAAAATGATAAACCTTGAATCTATTTCAAGAAAGCCAATTTTTGTATCTCAAGAACAAAAAACTAGTAAATTATTGAGAGAAATGCAAGGAAAACAAACTCACATGGCCATAGTGGTAGACGAATTTGGAGGCGTTGAAGGATGTGTAACATTAGAAGATCTCTTAGAAGAAATCGTAGGAGAGATAATGGATGAAACCGACAAGATTGAATTGAATTTTAAAATCCTAGACAAAAATACTATGCTTGCAAGTGGCGATGTTGAAATTGATATTGTAAACGAGATATTAAAATCTGATATACCTCAAGGTGATGATTATTCTACACTTAGTGGTCTTTTGCATGATAAACTAAAGGACATCCCCAAAGTAGGAGATAAAATTGAGATTGATTCAATTAAAATGATTGTAGAAGAAGTAGTAAATAATCAAGCAAATAGGATCAAGATAGAAAAGGAAACTTAA
- a CDS encoding type II glyceraldehyde-3-phosphate dehydrogenase, with protein MKKVFVNGYGSIGSRITQFIAGDSDVELIGIGKYSPDDKVRDAISRGFGVYVPKNKLEQFKNFKISGTIEDALEKCDLIIDAAPGGNGYINKKNLYEPKNVRAIFQGGEKITGENAVADVIFNSRANYVEAFDKKYVMQGSCNVTGMGRILQPLKEKYGKKIKRFDATLIRRWADLEDSTTEVKDSIEWTRKPHHNDDVKSYMGKDTPLFIRAFKVPTRQMHVHSMDVRFNETAPSSSEILDLFKNEYGVAILYTAKGTKNIRDFAETTKFSFKDTNMIHIHADMLEVQDDIIKITYSDDQTGIVVPENHLLMQAMLFKRNKNDAFKHTEELFHMEEKKKILEEHFSMK; from the coding sequence ATGAAAAAGGTTTTTGTTAACGGTTATGGTTCCATAGGAAGTAGAATTACTCAATTTATTGCGGGAGATTCAGATGTTGAGTTAATAGGGATTGGAAAATACTCGCCAGACGATAAAGTTAGAGACGCCATTTCAAGAGGATTTGGAGTTTATGTTCCAAAAAATAAACTAGAACAATTTAAAAATTTTAAGATATCTGGTACAATCGAAGATGCGTTAGAAAAATGTGATTTGATAATAGACGCAGCTCCTGGTGGAAATGGTTATATCAATAAAAAAAATCTATATGAACCAAAAAATGTTAGAGCTATTTTCCAAGGTGGGGAAAAAATTACAGGCGAGAATGCAGTTGCTGATGTGATATTTAATTCTAGAGCAAATTATGTTGAGGCATTTGATAAAAAATACGTTATGCAAGGAAGTTGTAACGTTACAGGGATGGGAAGAATATTACAACCTCTCAAAGAAAAATATGGAAAGAAAATAAAAAGATTTGATGCAACACTCATACGTAGATGGGCAGATTTGGAAGATTCTACAACCGAAGTAAAAGATTCGATTGAATGGACACGTAAACCACATCATAATGATGATGTGAAAAGCTACATGGGTAAAGATACTCCATTGTTTATACGTGCATTCAAAGTGCCAACACGACAGATGCATGTACATTCTATGGATGTTAGATTTAACGAAACAGCTCCATCATCATCTGAAATTTTAGATCTTTTCAAAAATGAATATGGTGTTGCTATTTTGTATACTGCTAAAGGGACAAAAAATATTAGAGATTTTGCTGAAACCACAAAATTCAGTTTCAAAGACACTAATATGATCCACATACATGCAGATATGTTAGAAGTTCAAGATGATATTATAAAAATCACTTATTCTGATGATCAAACAGGAATAGTGGTACCTGAAAACCATCTTTTGATGCAAGCAATGTTATTCAAACGAAATAAAAATGACGCATTCAAACATACTGAAGAGCTGTTTCACATGGAAGAAAAGAAAAAGATCCTCGAAGAACATTTTTCAATGAAATGA
- a CDS encoding thioredoxin domain-containing protein, which yields MKIHGPSVGVGIAITGITVFVIFIIMGSGFVNSADTTKTQSNDNGKFQMSLLSDNTSPILGSKDAPITMVEFGDYQCFYCNQFYHTTEPDIVKNYVNTGKVKLVFKDLTIIGQDSINAAHAAHCAQEKGKFWEYHDMLYNNWAGENTGWASSKNLLAFATQVNITASDFNACMTDARYISVVQGSVSDAHTLGLTGTPDFFIIGPDNSITKIVGAQPYAAFDDIFKSKLKI from the coding sequence TTGAAGATTCATGGCCCATCTGTTGGAGTAGGTATAGCTATTACAGGCATAACAGTATTTGTCATATTTATAATAATGGGATCAGGATTTGTCAATTCTGCGGATACAACAAAAACTCAAAGTAATGATAACGGAAAATTTCAGATGAGCCTACTCTCAGACAATACGTCACCTATACTTGGATCAAAAGATGCACCTATTACAATGGTGGAGTTTGGGGATTACCAATGTTTTTACTGTAATCAATTCTATCATACTACAGAACCAGATATTGTGAAAAATTATGTAAATACAGGCAAAGTAAAACTTGTTTTCAAAGATTTGACAATAATTGGTCAGGATTCAATAAATGCTGCTCATGCTGCACATTGTGCTCAGGAGAAAGGAAAGTTCTGGGAATATCATGATATGTTGTACAATAATTGGGCGGGGGAAAATACAGGGTGGGCCTCTTCAAAAAACCTACTGGCATTTGCTACCCAAGTCAATATTACAGCATCTGACTTTAATGCCTGTATGACTGACGCCAGATATATTTCCGTAGTACAAGGTAGCGTATCAGATGCACATACACTAGGATTAACAGGTACCCCTGATTTTTTCATCATAGGGCCTGATAATTCTATAACTAAAATTGTTGGTGCTCAGCCATATGCTGCATTTGATGATATTTTCAAGTCAAAACTCAAAATATAG
- a CDS encoding hydroxymethylglutaryl-CoA synthase — protein MTVGIDDIALYIPRLFVDARDFAKARGMDPDKLQRGLGISKMAMVDTNQDPACMAANACLRIMERGKLAPKDVGRLYVATESSLDESKAMNSYVIGMLEQIYGDDSFGHCGGIECKFACVSGSYALYDNSNWIRAGESGGKSAIVVVSDIAKYDLGSSGEYTQGAGAIAMLVNDNPRIMQFDPKVTSTSIKNEYDFYRPFGKETPIVHGQYSNLLYMIQVKKALMSYKEKALSTGLMKLKDGETILDYIDFLNMHLPYSNMGKKALSYLIRHEWRKLPRWKKIIEKMGMEEPIPKDPRGTIESVLADSEFMAKDHEFTKKFAKTEEFQDVYEQKLASSLIASQMIGNLYTASLYLGFRSCLEFEFQKGTDLEGKRVGFGSYGSGSSAMVFSGVILPTYKEIVKDMNLESEMGNRIKLSLEEYEEIHENKRGPNENLLDSKKEFVLVDVESSPEIKGQRKYVYKE, from the coding sequence TTGACCGTAGGAATTGATGATATTGCTCTCTATATTCCAAGACTGTTTGTAGATGCAAGAGATTTTGCAAAAGCACGAGGAATGGACCCAGACAAGCTCCAGCGCGGGCTAGGCATATCTAAAATGGCCATGGTGGACACAAACCAGGACCCTGCATGCATGGCGGCAAATGCTTGTTTAAGAATAATGGAGAGAGGCAAGCTGGCTCCAAAGGATGTCGGTAGGCTGTATGTTGCCACAGAATCATCATTAGATGAATCAAAGGCAATGAATTCATACGTTATTGGCATGCTTGAACAAATCTATGGTGATGATTCTTTTGGCCATTGTGGCGGAATAGAATGCAAATTTGCATGTGTAAGCGGTTCTTATGCGTTGTATGATAATTCTAATTGGATAAGAGCAGGAGAATCTGGAGGAAAATCTGCAATTGTTGTTGTTTCCGATATAGCAAAATACGACCTTGGTTCAAGCGGTGAATACACACAGGGTGCAGGAGCAATTGCCATGCTTGTTAATGATAATCCTAGAATCATGCAATTTGATCCTAAAGTTACATCCACATCAATTAAAAATGAATACGATTTCTATAGACCATTTGGAAAGGAAACACCAATAGTACATGGACAGTATTCGAATCTGCTTTATATGATCCAGGTAAAGAAAGCCTTGATGTCATACAAAGAAAAGGCGCTATCAACAGGATTAATGAAACTAAAAGATGGAGAGACTATTTTGGATTATATTGACTTTCTTAACATGCATTTGCCATATAGTAACATGGGAAAGAAAGCGTTATCATATCTCATAAGACATGAATGGAGAAAACTACCGCGCTGGAAAAAAATAATTGAAAAAATGGGCATGGAAGAACCAATTCCAAAAGATCCGCGAGGCACTATTGAATCAGTATTGGCAGATTCTGAATTTATGGCAAAAGATCACGAGTTTACTAAAAAATTTGCCAAAACAGAAGAATTCCAAGACGTATATGAACAAAAACTTGCTAGTTCACTTATTGCATCACAGATGATTGGTAATCTTTACACTGCATCACTTTATCTTGGATTTAGAAGTTGTTTAGAGTTCGAATTCCAAAAAGGCACAGATCTTGAAGGAAAGCGAGTCGGATTTGGCTCATACGGTAGTGGAAGTAGTGCTATGGTGTTTAGTGGAGTGATTTTGCCAACGTATAAAGAAATTGTAAAAGATATGAATTTGGAATCAGAGATGGGAAATAGAATAAAGCTTTCATTAGAGGAATATGAGGAAATTCATGAAAACAAACGTGGACCAAACGAAAATCTTTTGGATAGTAAAAAAGAATTTGTCTTAGTCGATGTAGAAAGTAGCCCAGAAATAAAAGGACAGCGTAAATACGTATACAAAGAATAA
- a CDS encoding cupin domain-containing protein — protein MIIKNQKNSEKITGNEGAIIYDLLNPQHVVNRIRYSLAYVNLPHGKSTLSHIMKTSEVYYILEGRGMLHIDDESNSVEAGDAIFVSPGSKQHIENVGSEDLKFLCIVYPAWKKDNETIL, from the coding sequence ATGATAATAAAAAATCAGAAAAACTCTGAAAAAATTACTGGAAATGAAGGTGCGATAATTTATGACCTACTTAATCCTCAACACGTAGTAAATAGAATTCGATATAGTTTAGCATATGTTAATTTACCTCACGGAAAATCTACACTGTCTCACATAATGAAAACATCAGAAGTGTATTACATATTGGAAGGAAGAGGCATGTTACACATCGATGACGAGTCAAATAGTGTAGAAGCAGGAGATGCAATTTTTGTCTCACCAGGCTCAAAACAACATATTGAAAATGTTGGTTCTGAGGATTTGAAATTTTTGTGCATAGTATATCCCGCATGGAAAAAGGATAATGAAACAATATTGTAA
- a CDS encoding RNA polymerase Rbp10, with protein sequence MATEETPIVEEAESKPQQQASFSVVYSCLRCGTQVSQSELSRLPEIKCICGFRVFNKLRPPIVKTVKAL encoded by the coding sequence ATGGCAACTGAAGAAACTCCAATTGTTGAAGAAGCAGAATCAAAACCACAACAACAAGCAAGTTTTAGTGTAGTTTATTCATGCTTAAGATGCGGTACACAAGTTAGCCAATCTGAATTAAGCAGGTTGCCTGAAATAAAATGTATTTGTGGATTTCGTGTTTTTAACAAACTACGTCCACCGATTGTAAAAACAGTAAAAGCTCTCTAG
- the rpsJ gene encoding 30S ribosomal protein S10: MTQLARIKLTSTSLPRLDGVCTEIKGIGEKTGVKVKGPTPLPVKRLNVVTRKSPCGQGTNTYEKWEMRIHRRVIDLTADDRAIRQLMRIKIPNDVYIELTLK, encoded by the coding sequence TTGACACAACTGGCCCGAATCAAATTAACAAGCACCAGTTTGCCCAGACTTGATGGCGTGTGTACTGAAATCAAAGGAATTGGTGAAAAAACAGGTGTCAAAGTAAAAGGACCAACACCATTGCCAGTAAAAAGATTAAACGTTGTAACCCGTAAATCTCCATGCGGCCAAGGCACCAATACTTATGAGAAATGGGAAATGCGGATACATAGACGTGTAATAGATCTTACAGCTGATGACAGAGCAATTAGACAATTAATGAGGATAAAAATTCCAAATGATGTCTACATTGAACTCACACTAAAATAA